In Candidatus Margulisiibacteriota bacterium, the following are encoded in one genomic region:
- a CDS encoding glycosyltransferase family 2 protein, with protein sequence MPAKAKKTRPPTLSVCLIVRDAAENLALCLDSVQKAADEIIVVDTGSRDNTVEIARKYTDKIYFFQWRDDFAAARNESLKHATGDWILILDDDEILRPGSARKLKKILAAQPPEQNVYTVLIYDCEKTDAEKELRGGQKYAGFRLHTHGRLLRNRRDIWFRHTLHERITEKDGETLYSSGVALLHYGYHQPDPERFKRNFAIVQKALAENPDDLACHYNYARTYSTQDDCAMPELVRQMERTIELYLQGKKNVKCLPLSLIYGDFIDILQKRENYAQAEKYCYAWISRLGDKYDLTPFLRLGKNLFFQQKFDECERVLQMVYAKSKNGLSFCAAELLAEFKAELYFFYGTVLCARKNYKLGLKLLRLVRDKYFNNAQLEKLISSAEEMAAARA encoded by the coding sequence ATGCCTGCTAAAGCCAAAAAGACGCGCCCGCCCACACTCTCGGTCTGCTTGATCGTCCGTGACGCTGCGGAAAATCTAGCCCTGTGTTTGGATTCAGTTCAAAAAGCCGCTGACGAAATTATTGTGGTGGACACCGGTTCACGGGATAACACTGTGGAGATTGCCAGAAAATACACGGATAAAATTTATTTTTTTCAGTGGCGCGATGATTTTGCCGCGGCGCGCAATGAGTCGCTGAAACACGCGACGGGTGACTGGATTTTGATTCTGGACGATGACGAAATTTTGCGGCCAGGCTCCGCGCGGAAACTCAAGAAAATTTTGGCCGCACAGCCGCCGGAGCAAAATGTCTACACGGTCTTGATCTACGATTGTGAAAAAACGGATGCGGAGAAAGAACTGCGCGGCGGGCAAAAATACGCTGGCTTTCGTCTGCATACGCACGGCCGGCTGCTGCGCAACCGGCGGGATATTTGGTTCAGACACACTCTGCATGAACGCATCACGGAAAAAGACGGCGAGACTCTTTATAGCAGCGGCGTGGCGCTTTTGCATTATGGTTATCATCAGCCGGATCCGGAAAGATTTAAACGCAATTTTGCGATCGTCCAAAAAGCGCTGGCCGAAAATCCTGACGATCTGGCCTGCCATTATAATTATGCGCGGACTTATTCCACGCAAGACGACTGCGCTATGCCGGAATTAGTCCGCCAGATGGAGCGGACTATCGAGCTGTACCTGCAGGGGAAAAAAAATGTCAAATGCCTGCCGCTGAGCTTGATTTACGGCGATTTTATTGACATTTTGCAGAAAAGAGAAAATTACGCGCAAGCGGAAAAATACTGCTACGCCTGGATCAGCAGGCTGGGCGATAAATATGATCTGACACCTTTTTTGCGTCTGGGCAAAAATCTTTTTTTTCAGCAGAAATTTGACGAGTGTGAACGCGTTCTGCAGATGGTCTATGCCAAATCGAAAAACGGTTTGAGTTTTTGCGCCGCGGAATTATTGGCGGAATTCAAGGCGGAGTTGTATTTCTTTTATGGCACGGTGCTTTGCGCCAGAAAAAATTATAAGCTCGGACTGAAATTGCTGCGTTTGGTGCGGGACAAATATTTTAACAATGCGCAGCTGGAAAAATTGATCTCCTCCGCTGAGGAAATGGCCGCCGCGCGAGCCTAA